One region of Limnospira fusiformis SAG 85.79 genomic DNA includes:
- a CDS encoding GUN4 domain-containing protein, producing the protein MMEKCPVCETEYTPNEVETCSVCGYDLTPYPPVIDGIPSGFLEKEKKRIAAAKRVWQLSQSQVESAQLMVSHLQSQLDETTRKIDGFTTTQSRLESQIEAIASQLESQRKAIASQLESQRKAIASQLQSQSSQIEAIASQLESITEAVADITPIVSSSGFDYTELDRLLKSGEWKAADQETTKMMWRVAGKTRGYLYNDDIKNFPCEDLRIIDGLWVKHSNGRFGFSVQKQIYINCGGLPDGSYPGDTIWERYCGEVGWRVNGSYISRSDCTFSAAAPLGHLPGMAMDEYWGVFLESGVALFCRAQTCKL; encoded by the coding sequence ATGATGGAGAAATGTCCCGTTTGTGAAACGGAATATACACCAAATGAGGTGGAAACCTGTTCGGTGTGTGGTTATGACCTGACACCCTATCCCCCTGTGATTGATGGGATACCGTCCGGGTTTTTGGAGAAGGAGAAAAAACGCATTGCGGCAGCCAAGCGGGTTTGGCAATTGTCTCAGTCTCAGGTAGAGTCCGCACAGTTGATGGTCTCTCACCTGCAATCTCAGTTAGATGAGACCACCCGGAAAATTGACGGTTTTACCACTACTCAATCACGGCTAGAATCACAGATAGAAGCGATCGCATCTCAACTAGAATCCCAGAGAAAAGCGATCGCATCTCAACTAGAATCCCAGAGAAAAGCGATCGCATCTCAACTCCAATCCCAATCGTCACAGATAGAAGCGATCGCATCTCAACTCGAGTCGATAACTGAAGCCGTGGCAGACATTACTCCCATCGTGTCTTCTTCTGGTTTTGACTATACCGAACTCGACAGATTATTGAAATCAGGTGAGTGGAAAGCAGCCGACCAAGAAACGACTAAGATGATGTGGAGGGTGGCGGGAAAAACCAGGGGATATTTATACAACGATGATATCAAAAACTTTCCCTGCGAGGATTTGCGAATCATCGATGGTCTTTGGGTCAAACACAGCAACGGACGCTTCGGGTTTAGTGTCCAGAAGCAAATTTACATCAATTGTGGAGGATTGCCTGATGGAAGCTATCCAGGTGATACAATATGGGAGCGCTATTGCGGGGAGGTGGGATGGCGAGTGAATGGGTCGTATATATCTAGGTCTGATTGCACGTTTTCGGCGGCAGCTCCCCTGGGCCATCTTCCCGGAATGGCGATGGATGAGTATTGGGGGGTTTTTTTGGAAAGTGGGGTTGCACTCTTCTGTCGCGCACAGACTTGTAAACTGTAG
- a CDS encoding GUN4 domain-containing protein, which yields MAKCPVCETEYTPNEVETCSVCGYDLTPYPPVIGGIPSGFLEKEKKRIAAAKRVWQLSQSQVESAQLMVSHLQSQLDEMTRKIDGFTTTQSRLESQNEAIASQSLSRLESQVKAIASQSLSRLESQVKAIASQSQSLSRLESQIEAITSQLQCQSSQVKAIASQSQSLSRLESQVKAIASQSQSLSRLESQIEAIASQSQSLSRLESQVEAIASQSQSLSWLESQVKAIASQSQSRLESQIEAIASQSQSLSWLESQVKAIASQLQCQSSQIEAIASQSQSRLESQIEAIASQSQSRLESQIEAIASQSQSRLESQIEAIASQSQSRLESQIEAIASQLQSITEAVADTTIVSSSGFLYTELDRLLKSGNWKAADEETAKMMLAVAGKTSRRYLDDDDIKNFPGEDLRIIDGLWVKHSRGRFGFSVQKQIYINCGGLPVGNYPGDTAWCQFCDEVAWRYNGDYVVWSDCTFSATAPRGHLPSYTGHYSTFTSLLSRTDLLTFNI from the coding sequence ATGGCGAAATGTCCCGTTTGTGAAACCGAATATACACCAAATGAGGTGGAAACCTGTTCCGTGTGTGGTTATGACCTGACACCCTATCCCCCTGTGATTGGTGGGATACCCTCCGGGTTTTTGGAGAAGGAGAAAAAACGCATTGCGGCAGCCAAGCGGGTTTGGCAATTGTCTCAGTCTCAGGTAGAGTCCGCACAGTTGATGGTCTCTCACCTACAGTCTCAGTTAGATGAAATGACCCGGAAAATTGACGGTTTTACCACTACTCAATCACGCCTAGAATCCCAGAATGAAGCGATCGCATCTCAATCGCTATCACGGCTAGAATCTCAGGTCAAAGCGATCGCATCTCAATCGCTATCACGCCTAGAATCTCAGGTCAAAGCGATCGCATCTCAATCCCAATCGCTATCACGCCTAGAATCGCAGATAGAAGCGATCACATCTCAACTCCAATGCCAATCGTCACAGGTCAAAGCGATCGCATCTCAATCCCAATCGCTATCACGCCTAGAATCGCAGGTCAAAGCGATCGCATCTCAATCCCAATCGCTATCACGCCTAGAATCGCAGATAGAAGCGATCGCATCTCAATCCCAATCGCTATCACGCCTAGAATCGCAGGTAGAAGCGATCGCATCTCAATCCCAATCGCTATCATGGCTAGAATCTCAGGTCAAAGCGATCGCATCTCAATCCCAATCACGGCTAGAATCGCAGATAGAAGCGATCGCATCTCAATCCCAATCGCTATCATGGCTAGAATCTCAGGTCAAAGCGATCGCATCTCAACTCCAATGCCAATCGTCACAGATAGAAGCGATCGCATCTCAATCCCAATCACGGCTAGAATCGCAGATAGAAGCGATCGCATCTCAATCCCAATCACGGCTAGAATCGCAGATAGAAGCGATCGCATCTCAATCCCAATCACGGCTAGAATCGCAGATAGAAGCGATCGCATCTCAATCCCAATCACGGCTAGAATCGCAGATAGAAGCGATCGCATCTCAACTCCAGTCGATAACTGAAGCCGTGGCAGATACTACCATCGTGTCTTCTTCTGGTTTTTTGTATACCGAACTCGACAGATTATTGAAATCAGGCAACTGGAAAGCTGCCGACGAAGAAACGGCTAAGATGATGTTAGCGGTGGCGGGAAAAACCTCTAGGAGATATTTAGACGACGATGATATCAAAAACTTTCCCGGCGAGGATTTGCGAATCATCGATGGTCTTTGGGTCAAACACAGCAGGGGACGCTTTGGGTTTAGTGTCCAGAAGCAAATTTACATCAATTGTGGAGGATTGCCTGTAGGAAACTATCCAGGTGATACAGCGTGGTGTCAGTTTTGTGACGAGGTGGCATGGCGATATAATGGGGATTACGTGGTCTGGTCTGATTGCACGTTTTCCGCGACTGCTCCCCGCGGTCATCTCCCAAGTTATACCGGGCACTATAGTACTTTTACATCTCTTCTCTCGCGCACAGACTTGTTAACCTTTAACATATAA
- a CDS encoding GUN4 domain-containing protein: MMTKCPVCETEYTENEVETCSVCGYDLTPYPPIDEIPSELWEKEKKRIAVAKRVWKSSQSQVKSAQLMVSHLQSYLYETTRNIYGFTQSQSQLPSQSQAIASQSQLLSRLESQSQAIASQSQLLSRLESQVKAIASQLPSQSQAIASQLPSQSQAIASQLPSQSQAIASQLPSQSQAIASQLPSQSQAIASQLQSQSQAIASQLQSQSQVIASQLQSQSQAIASQLQSQSQVIASQLQSQSQAIASQSQLLSRLESQVEAIAFQLPSQSQAIASQSQLLSRLESQSQAIASQLPSQSQAIASQLPSQSQAIASQLPSQSQAIASQLPSQSQAIASQLPSQSQAIASQLDESITEAVADITSIVSSSSGFDYSQLDRLLKSGQWEAADEETTKMMCRVAGKTSRRYLDDDDIKNFPGEDLRIIDGLWVKHSRGRFGFSVQKQIYINCGGLPDGRYPGDTIWERYCGEVGWRVNGSYISWSDCTFSEAAPLGHLPARFVGVGWWLGFGVGLVRRRLALFSRAETCRL, encoded by the coding sequence ATGATGACGAAATGTCCTGTTTGTGAAACCGAATATACAGAAAATGAGGTCGAAACCTGTTCCGTGTGTGGTTATGACCTGACCCCCTATCCCCCTATTGACGAGATACCGTCCGAGTTGTGGGAGAAGGAGAAAAAACGCATTGCCGTCGCCAAGCGGGTTTGGAAATCGTCTCAGTCTCAGGTAAAGTCCGCACAGTTGATGGTCTCTCACCTGCAGTCTTATTTATATGAGACGACCCGGAACATTTACGGTTTTACCCAATCCCAATCTCAACTTCCATCCCAGAGTCAAGCGATCGCATCTCAATCCCAATTGCTATCACGCCTAGAATCCCAGAGTCAAGCGATCGCATCTCAATCCCAATTGCTATCACGCCTAGAATCTCAGGTCAAAGCGATCGCATCTCAACTTCCATCCCAGAGTCAAGCGATCGCATCTCAACTTCCGTCCCAGAGTCAAGCGATCGCATCTCAACTTCCGTCCCAGAGTCAAGCGATCGCATCTCAACTTCCATCCCAGAGTCAAGCGATCGCATCTCAACTTCCATCCCAGAGTCAAGCGATCGCATCTCAACTCCAATCCCAGAGTCAAGCGATCGCATCTCAACTCCAATCCCAGAGTCAAGTGATCGCATCTCAACTCCAATCCCAGAGTCAAGCGATCGCATCTCAACTCCAATCCCAGAGTCAAGTGATCGCATCTCAACTCCAATCCCAGAGTCAAGCGATCGCATCTCAATCCCAATTGCTATCACGCCTAGAATCCCAGGTAGAAGCGATCGCATTTCAACTCCCATCCCAGAGTCAAGCGATCGCATCTCAATCCCAATTGCTATCACGCCTAGAATCCCAGAGTCAAGCGATCGCATCTCAACTCCCATCCCAGAGTCAAGCGATCGCATCTCAACTCCCATCCCAGAGTCAAGCGATCGCATCTCAACTCCCATCCCAGAGTCAAGCGATCGCATCTCAACTCCCATCCCAGAGTCAAGCGATCGCATCTCAACTCCCATCCCAGAGTCAAGCGATCGCATCTCAACTCGACGAGTCGATAACTGAAGCCGTGGCAGACATTACTTCCATCGTGTCTTCATCCTCTGGTTTTGATTATAGCCAACTCGACAGATTATTGAAATCAGGCCAGTGGGAAGCAGCCGACGAAGAAACGACTAAGATGATGTGTAGGGTGGCGGGAAAAACCTCTAGGAGATATTTAGACGACGATGATATCAAAAACTTTCCCGGCGAGGATTTGCGAATCATCGATGGTCTTTGGGTCAAACACAGCAGGGGACGCTTCGGGTTTAGTGTCCAGAAGCAAATTTACATCAATTGTGGAGGATTGCCTGATGGACGCTATCCAGGTGATACAATATGGGAGCGCTATTGCGGGGAGGTGGGATGGCGAGTGAATGGGTCGTATATATCATGGTCTGATTGCACGTTTTCGGAGGCAGCTCCCCTGGGCCATCTTCCCGCCCGTTTTGTTGGGGTTGGTTGGTGGTTGGGTTTTGGTGTGGGACTGGTAAGGCGTAGGTTAGCACTCTTCTCTCGCGCAGAGACTTGCAGACTGTAG